The proteins below are encoded in one region of Methanobacterium aggregans:
- a CDS encoding metallophosphoesterase family protein: protein MQFVHMSDTHLGYRQYGLLERENDFFEVFNQAVDEVIRERPDFAVHSGDLFEYSRPPTKALLTVQNAVIRFKDEKIPFYAIAGNHDIVMRKNAIPPQVLYRDFGLKLISPKKPFYMEGDIFIGGTPYASRYTSKNLKERLQDIERASLGHKKRILVLHQGIDRYIPYEYEIKIGDVPKSFNYCAFGHIHERIIDDFGEGKLVYPGSTEIWRSNEVEGYKKNGKGFYLVDMGGDIPEIERIDLELPREFIKESIRFHELEEKISKITEHITTLQKKPLLQLTVEGGNFSRSELYEKLNNTFSDICLSLRPNYRPDILSGDGTLLEMGKDALDIKKMLAERLKDFQDEKISEFAVNLMKEMSEGDMKRAEEMAEEFYEGFYDN from the coding sequence ATGCAGTTCGTTCACATGTCCGACACACACCTGGGATACAGACAGTACGGACTTTTAGAGAGGGAAAACGACTTTTTTGAGGTTTTCAACCAGGCAGTTGATGAGGTGATAAGGGAAAGACCGGACTTTGCAGTACATTCCGGCGACCTCTTTGAGTACTCCAGACCCCCAACAAAGGCTCTTCTAACTGTTCAAAATGCAGTTATCCGATTCAAGGATGAAAAAATTCCATTCTATGCAATAGCAGGAAACCATGACATCGTCATGCGAAAAAATGCCATACCTCCCCAGGTTTTATACAGGGACTTTGGTTTGAAACTCATAAGTCCAAAAAAGCCATTTTATATGGAAGGGGATATTTTTATTGGCGGAACGCCCTACGCATCCCGTTACACTTCTAAAAATCTGAAAGAAAGACTTCAAGATATTGAAAGGGCATCTCTTGGACATAAAAAACGAATACTTGTACTTCATCAGGGTATTGACCGTTACATACCCTACGAATATGAAATAAAAATTGGTGATGTGCCCAAAAGTTTCAATTACTGTGCATTTGGCCATATACATGAAAGGATCATCGACGACTTTGGAGAGGGAAAACTCGTGTATCCGGGTTCCACTGAAATATGGCGTTCAAATGAGGTTGAAGGCTACAAAAAGAATGGTAAAGGTTTTTACCTTGTTGATATGGGTGGAGACATTCCAGAAATTGAGAGAATAGACCTTGAACTTCCAAGGGAATTTATCAAGGAAAGCATAAGGTTCCATGAGCTTGAAGAGAAAATATCCAAGATAACAGAACACATAACCACTCTCCAGAAAAAACCGCTACTCCAGTTAACAGTGGAGGGGGGAAACTTCAGCCGGTCAGAACTCTATGAAAAACTCAACAACACCTTTTCAGATATCTGCCTATCATTAAGGCCTAATTACAGGCCAGACATACTTTCAGGTGATGGAACTCTCCTTGAAATGGGAAAGGATGCCCTTGATATTAAAAAGATGCTTGCAGAACGTCTTAAAGATTTTCAGGACGAAAAAATATCTGAATTTGCAGTGAACCTCATGAAAGAAATGTCTGAAGGTGATATGAAACGTGCTGAAGAGATGGCAGAAGAATTCTACGAGGGATTTTATGATAATTGA
- a CDS encoding helicase HerA domain-containing protein: MNEVIGRCVGETSPTQVSFISKEMPRVGEYVSLEYDGKKVLGMIEALVRGSVSINGDIYDPKTIERIKEIEGDDHYIKGSVKILGDINDLKIPRTPAPPGTAVEVADPQVLKKIFHVENSGLKLGNLITQEEVEVEVDINKMVTRHLAVLAMTGAGKSNTVSVIVDGLLGVNGSVLIFDMHSEYVNTEFGKDKVNLIKPQINPLYLSFAELKKLSNIPSNAYVQERYFRKAYRGAQKTLAKGLTTGNDFLALIENQLESWILEAEADSSEGKSGNSTNAADRKSITDVLNKLQHMRDKYGNILSLEARDVTDNMELGKANIIDLGSVDEFASDVIVSHVLRNVLKSRKEYLRTRNGIAFPIFSILEEAHILAPQNRSTESKLWISRIAREGRKFGVGLCLVSQSPKSLDSDALSQANNMIILRLVEPTDQNHVQRASESLSDDLIAQLPSLNIGEAIVLGLMTKIPTLVKVDEFQGKVSGGDLNIVEEWSKSIEDDKKTLEEQKREYEDLGGDY, from the coding sequence ATGAATGAAGTTATTGGGAGATGTGTTGGAGAAACATCACCAACTCAGGTGAGCTTCATCTCCAAGGAAATGCCCAGAGTAGGGGAATACGTTTCACTTGAATACGATGGAAAAAAAGTTCTGGGAATGATAGAAGCCCTTGTAAGAGGAAGTGTATCAATAAACGGCGATATATACGACCCAAAAACCATCGAAAGGATAAAAGAAATAGAGGGAGACGACCACTACATAAAAGGCTCTGTAAAGATACTTGGAGATATAAATGACCTTAAAATTCCAAGAACTCCTGCACCTCCAGGTACCGCAGTTGAAGTTGCAGACCCACAAGTTTTAAAGAAAATATTTCACGTTGAAAATTCAGGTTTAAAACTTGGAAACCTCATAACACAGGAAGAAGTTGAAGTTGAGGTGGACATAAACAAGATGGTAACACGACACCTGGCAGTACTTGCAATGACAGGTGCAGGAAAATCTAACACAGTATCAGTTATTGTTGATGGACTTTTAGGGGTAAATGGAAGTGTTCTGATTTTCGACATGCATTCAGAGTATGTTAACACGGAGTTTGGTAAGGACAAGGTTAACCTGATAAAACCCCAGATAAACCCACTCTACCTCTCATTTGCGGAGCTAAAGAAACTCTCAAACATTCCTTCAAATGCCTACGTTCAGGAGAGGTACTTCAGAAAAGCTTACAGGGGTGCACAGAAAACCCTTGCAAAGGGCCTGACAACTGGAAATGATTTTTTAGCTTTAATAGAAAACCAGCTTGAATCATGGATTTTAGAGGCAGAAGCTGATTCTTCAGAGGGTAAATCTGGAAACTCAACCAATGCTGCTGATAGAAAGTCCATAACAGATGTTTTAAACAAGCTACAGCACATGAGGGACAAGTACGGTAACATACTGAGCCTTGAAGCCAGGGATGTGACAGACAACATGGAACTGGGCAAGGCAAACATAATAGACCTGGGATCCGTTGATGAGTTTGCATCAGATGTTATTGTAAGCCACGTTCTGAGGAACGTTCTGAAAAGCAGGAAAGAATATTTGCGAACCAGAAATGGTATAGCTTTCCCAATCTTCTCCATACTTGAAGAGGCACACATACTCGCCCCACAGAATAGAAGCACAGAATCAAAACTATGGATAAGCAGAATAGCAAGGGAAGGACGTAAATTTGGTGTGGGACTGTGCCTGGTAAGTCAGAGTCCAAAATCACTGGATTCAGATGCACTTTCACAGGCCAACAACATGATAATTCTCCGCCTTGTGGAACCAACAGACCAGAACCATGTTCAAAGGGCAAGTGAAAGCCTGAGTGATGATTTAATTGCTCAACTTCCATCACTGAACATAGGTGAAGCCATAGTACTTGGTTTAATGACCAAAATACCCACACTCGTCAAGGTAGATGAATTTCAGGGCAAAGTATCTGGAGGGGACTTGAACATAGTTGAGGAATGGTCCAAATCCATTGAAGACGATAAAAAGACTCTTGAAGAACAGAAACGAGAGTATGAGGATCTTGGGGGAGATTACTGA
- a CDS encoding DNA double-strand break repair nuclease NurA codes for MLDSLYEKALEKKDGISNTLKRDMDSIKIDPHNLWRDHPFKDGKSEITVSAGDGSYNKKRFMGFFLYAVDAECLIFNKNGLERVGVSDVNVIPPYKYPIEGILGNYMGIFEFKSSLKAFREYDVDITLFDGSIRGNLLKSSPVENKLKTKQKDEIRGLYVPILEESFRNMDEIKIESYDLFESVEKNFPAIKIEAMIYLENIERLMSIGKLLKETKNIVAISKTSIATDYFKSNIPDIAIFEEFCKKQGYTDPCYLDVQPFYQSPEKAVKGDFPIMDEFFKSLNFTVFYARLEDFKNVLKFELPYRASEEEIIKILEGLKGGSAEGYPYLLKKAHNDVVISKSDLERLSNIIGFLEKSGREML; via the coding sequence ATGCTTGATTCGCTCTATGAAAAAGCTCTTGAAAAGAAAGATGGTATAAGCAACACCTTAAAAAGAGATATGGATTCTATAAAAATAGATCCACATAACCTATGGAGGGATCATCCCTTTAAAGATGGAAAATCTGAAATCACAGTATCTGCAGGTGATGGTAGCTACAATAAAAAGAGATTCATGGGATTTTTTTTATATGCAGTTGATGCAGAGTGTTTGATATTTAACAAAAATGGACTTGAAAGAGTCGGAGTTTCTGATGTAAACGTAATTCCTCCCTACAAATATCCTATTGAGGGTATTTTAGGTAATTACATGGGAATTTTTGAATTTAAAAGTAGCTTAAAGGCTTTTAGAGAATACGATGTTGATATAACACTTTTTGATGGTTCAATCAGGGGAAACCTATTAAAGTCGTCTCCAGTCGAAAATAAACTCAAAACAAAACAAAAAGATGAAATAAGGGGCCTTTATGTCCCAATACTTGAAGAAAGCTTTAGAAATATGGATGAAATTAAAATAGAATCATATGATCTTTTTGAATCTGTTGAAAAGAATTTTCCAGCTATCAAGATCGAGGCCATGATCTACCTAGAAAACATTGAAAGACTGATGAGCATAGGTAAACTTCTTAAAGAAACGAAAAATATCGTTGCAATATCAAAAACATCCATAGCTACAGATTATTTCAAATCAAACATACCTGATATTGCCATATTTGAAGAATTCTGCAAAAAACAGGGATACACAGATCCATGTTATCTGGATGTGCAGCCATTTTATCAGAGCCCTGAAAAGGCTGTTAAGGGTGATTTTCCCATCATGGATGAATTCTTTAAAAGTTTAAACTTCACAGTCTTCTATGCACGGCTTGAAGACTTCAAAAATGTCCTGAAATTTGAATTGCCCTACAGAGCATCTGAAGAAGAAATAATCAAGATTCTCGAAGGTTTGAAGGGAGGGAGTGCTGAGGGATATCCTTACCTTCTTAAAAAGGCCCACAATGATGTTGTTATCAGCAAATCTGACCTTGAAAGACTTTCAAATATTATTGGATTTTTAGAAAAGAGTGGGAGAGAGATGTTATGA
- a CDS encoding thermonuclease family protein, whose product MENDSAIQNSSSNTLKTSEHYEVSGYCPYVVDGDTLDVEGVGRIRFVGVNTPERGESGYQEAKDYVKSMCLGKTVYLNIDDEKQHDKYGRVLAVVYAGNININQELLKRGYAEVMYIPPSEFNPYSWT is encoded by the coding sequence TCTTAAAACTTCTGAACATTATGAAGTCAGCGGCTACTGTCCATATGTTGTTGATGGTGATACACTGGATGTTGAGGGTGTTGGGAGAATACGTTTCGTCGGAGTCAACACTCCAGAGCGTGGAGAATCAGGATATCAGGAAGCAAAGGACTACGTGAAGAGTATGTGTCTTGGAAAAACTGTTTACCTGAACATAGATGATGAAAAACAACACGACAAGTACGGTAGGGTTCTTGCAGTAGTTTACGCAGGCAACATAAATATCAACCAAGAACTCCTAAAACGAGGATACGCAGAGGTCATGTACATCCCTCCCTCTGAATTCAATCCATACTCATGGACCTGA